The Aedes albopictus strain Foshan chromosome 2, AalbF5, whole genome shotgun sequence region agacgaagagaacaaaacggccgagaataggtaatttcccctatatgcgCGCGAGTACCATTCTGAGATTCGAGGGAACAACTCCAAGCAATCCCTAACCTTGCTCTCATGTAAAGTAACAACTAAAAGGTTATTGTTTACAATAGAACAACAaattaaaaattacaaaaaaaaaaataacaggagaTTTACTTAATTGATAACGATAAGCCTTGTGAATGAATGTCAGGAAGAATCCAGATCGTTCTGAATAATACTAACTTGCTAAGTATCTTCAGCCCGCACAAGGTGCACTGGAACTTCTTTTCATCGTGCACCGCAAACATGTGCTTCTTGAGCGTAATCTCACTGCTAAGCTGCTTGCCGCACAGGGTGCAGTTAACTTCGCGCCCAGTAACGTGCATCCGCTGGATGTGACCCCGCAAATTGAGCTTGCAGTTGAACTGTAACTCACAGTGCCCACACTTATAGGGAGTCAATCCCCGATGGCCGTTCATATGGCCTTCCAGCCGATCCGGAGGAAATCTCTTGCCGCAGATCTCGCAGGTCTTCTTGTATTTCTCCATGGTCTTTTGGAAGTAGTACCGCTTGTACTCGGCCGGGTCCATTGCcttttcagcttccgttttgcgtTGAATTGGTCTTTTGGGTCTCATCTTTTCCTTCAGGATCTCTTCCGGAGTTCTGAACCGGAATCTCCGTTTTTTGATCGACGGACCAAGTGATTGCTTCGGTCTTGGCTTGGGCGCCTTTTTCGGCTTCGGTGCAGTACCTGTCCCCTCCTTTCCATCTGTATTCAAACTTTCCAAAGTCTCAATCGAAAGCTCCACCGTTTCGGCGCAATTGTCCAGCAGGGATTGCAAAGCATTTGAGCTATGTTCGTCTTCCGGCAGAGAAATTTTGTCATGATCATCAATCAGGGGGGTTGGATGTTCCACACCTCGGATTATGTCCCGACATTTATGTTTGAAGCTGTAGAATTCGACCACATCGGTCTCGCATTCCTTGCACACATCGACCAAACTAGATTCTCTTCTGGGGTCCAGCTAAGACAAAAACAAAAGCTCATAAAATCACTCATGCTGCCGAACACCACA contains the following coding sequences:
- the LOC109420506 gene encoding zinc finger and BTB domain-containing protein 24 → MNSCRVCLKPCAANSLYKNRFFREKFQDILCMWLDPRRESSLVDVCKECETDVVEFYSFKHKCRDIIRGVEHPTPLIDDHDKISLPEDEHSSNALQSLLDNCAETVELSIETLESLNTDGKEGTGTAPKPKKAPKPRPKQSLGPSIKKRRFRFRTPEEILKEKMRPKRPIQRKTEAEKAMDPAEYKRYYFQKTMEKYKKTCEICGKRFPPDRLEGHMNGHRGLTPYKCGHCELQFNCKLNLRGHIQRMHVTGREVNCTLCGKQLSSEITLKKHMFAVHDEKKFQCTLCGLKILSKHSLQRHMNIHTQTRDYVCPHCGKAFYCQSVLTIHLRTHSGETPYTCNICPKNFIHRRIYVMHMQKLHPGEPLMQLNGAKALKETLMKKYHSGI